The DNA segment CCTGGAAGTCACAGATGTTAAAGTCATAATCTTACACCCCTccgcgcccccacccccagctctgccaTAGCACTCGCTTCTGGCCGTGCTGGTCTTTGGGACCAGGGGCCCTGTCCCCAGCACACTGGCCTGGGCTCGGGAGCTGGGAGCATGCGGCTGTAGCCCCAGGCCCAGGGCTACAGGGAGGCTGGGGTCCCATCCTTGTTCTGTAAAAAGGAGCTGATGACACAAGCCACCTGCTGGGGTTGGTTCATGTGGACGTAGTGATTGCCTGGGACTTCAAAGTACTGGAAcctctggggagggaaggggacatGGGATGAGGTGACCCAGTGGAAGGCCGCCTCCCAGCAGTTCCGCGTGTCCACAGCTCTGCGGGCCCTAGTCAGTCAGGGGAGGGGCCAGTCGGGCCTGGCTCGGAGCCAGTGGGAAGGGCCTTCCTGGGAGGGAAGTGCCCAGCCCTTGGGTTCTAGGCCATTCTGAGCTGAAGTTGTAGAGCTCGGCTAGGGAGGGGTCCGCAGTCCAGGGGCTGCTCCTGGGTCTGGTCATCAGATAATATTCACTTGAAGAAGGAACAAGCAGCCTTTCCAACTGGCCCAGAAGAAAGGCCCACAGGGCAGGAAGAAAGACACTGAACATTGCCTGGCTAGCCACACAGGGGCTTCCCCTTTGTGATGACGCCCGGCCATCTGCTCAGGCCCTAGGGTCAGCTGTCTGTACTGGATGATGCTCCTGAAATGCCAGGTGCTCCCAGAAGCCCAGGCAAACATCAAAGTCACAGCGCACGTCCCAGCCCTCCAGCTTGGAGTCTGGCACCCACTGGTGGGACTGGTCATCTGTTCCCATTTGAGACCCTAGGAAATTGTAGAACCACTCAGTTGGGCATGGCCCAGGAATACAGGAGGACAATAAAACCAGGAGATTCTGCCAATGAAAAGCCTGCTTTCTGTGCTGATTTACATGTGATTCCAGGGACTGCAGTAGCAACATGAGGCCTGGTTGCTCCTGGGGTTACCTGTCAGACCTGGGGCCAGAGCAGGGGTCCCAGTGCAAGAAAAGAGATGGACAGGTGGagcccagggcagcctggcagCCCCTGCCGACCCCAGCTGCCCTGAGCCCTGGGCACCCACTTCTTTCAGGACAGACTTAAGTGAGCTGACCACGAACATCACGGTCTCCCTGTCGGTGTCGTCCTCTCTTCTCAAGGCATAACGTCCTTCGGTTGCTCTGGAAGATGAGAAGGAAGGTTCACCTGGGACCGCTCCCTGCATGCTCTGTCTCTGCCCTGGGCTCTGAGACGGGCCCAAGCACGAGCATTCCTCTCACCTTCCCACCGCCGGGCCCTTCAAGCCCAGGTTTAGTTCAGGGCTGAGTCATTTAGTCCCCACTGGGCCTCGCAGCTCAGCGAGACCTGTACAAGGTTAATCTCAGGATCTTCCCAGGGTTAGCCACTGAATGGTGGAGCCAGGATCTGAACCAGCTTCTGAGTGcgtgctttctcttttttttaacagctttattaattccacccatttaaaatgtacagttccaTGGATTTTGGTACATTCAGAGGTGAGCAACCATCCCTACAGTCAATTTTAGATCCTATTTATCACCTCAACTGAGCCATAGGggatcctgcaatgcaggaggtccagttcctgggtggggaagatcccctggaggaggaaatggcagcccactccagtattcttggcctgggagatcccatggacaga comes from the Bubalus kerabau isolate K-KA32 ecotype Philippines breed swamp buffalo chromosome 1, PCC_UOA_SB_1v2, whole genome shotgun sequence genome and includes:
- the LOC129641397 gene encoding serine hydrolase-like protein isoform X1, encoding MEPTSPALADGFFTVEPPGKPAEHCLDFISRELFVHYIKNLEAHVLLVKATEGRYALRREDDTDRETVMFVVSSLKSVLKERFQYFEVPGNHYVHMNQPQQVACVISSFLQNKDGTPASL
- the LOC129641397 gene encoding serine hydrolase-like protein isoform X2 — its product is MVMFKAEHCLDFISRELFVHYIKNLEAHVLLVKATEGRYALRREDDTDRETVMFVVSSLKSVLKERFQYFEVPGNHYVHMNQPQQVACVISSFLQNKDGTPASL